In Amycolatopsis sp. EV170708-02-1, the following are encoded in one genomic region:
- a CDS encoding AAA family ATPase, with the protein MNREPFVGREGELATLRGRLADAALGSGGLVLVSGPPGIGKTRLVEEATAAASAVVWGRCADDPGAPPLWPWRRVVEALPSVDSAVKTAFAETEGAGDVQAARFRLVAAASDALVAAAEPAGLVVVLEDLHWADEASLRLLRHLAGELRRSKLAVVATHRDTGHTPALDAALPDLLRRPGARSISLPPLAEPDARALLTGLSEEEIHEAYRRSGGNPLYLGAIARSAGGAELGHLVRTAVAALEPEARRLLAIAAVLGEDVDAALLSEVSGLPAGEVAAGLDQAEKAGVLGSGRFAHAVVRDGIYADLGQAEREALHGRAAAALEARARREPALAGTVAGHWLRSATAPGKTADWAALAAAEANRALAFDEAARFLAMALDARAKAGLSEVDRAGLLLDLAVAEYRTGRFARSLDHARLAADAGLVARAALVVRDVAAPDLLPGIRDLAVRALAADGVDRTTRARLLAHSASVEADYGRFADAEKLADEAFALAEESGDPEALVDAVRARMKVAPEKLPLSERLRLGALAAELGSRTGQPLVSLWGHKWRIDAALADGRMTLVDDELVAVTALARLTRLPLIRWHDLRLRSSVLALRGDLAEARELDLAAEELADTELADDFSAKGMSYAFRTQLVLLTGDPGDLRRDYAGLLDRAPHLPVTLVSRPLLSLLAGDLDEARVRYEQLVPLVRSPEFALHATGALPNLMPLVEAFHDVEMAEYLLRRLEEVRPIVSGGAGVFCTGSSLEHPARLNALLGRHDEAVRLSEQAIAVNEGIGARPGVAQARLLLAEVLAARGDFGRARGIAREALDEFRRLAMPGPLARASALLDRIRAERRAADPLTGREREIVALLADALSNRRIAEKLVLSERTVESHVRSILAKLGLANRTEVVAWASREGLRD; encoded by the coding sequence GCTGTGGCCGTGGCGCCGTGTCGTCGAGGCGCTGCCGTCGGTCGATTCGGCCGTGAAGACCGCTTTCGCCGAGACCGAGGGCGCCGGCGACGTCCAGGCGGCGCGGTTCCGGCTGGTGGCCGCCGCGTCGGACGCGCTGGTGGCCGCGGCGGAACCGGCGGGCCTGGTCGTCGTCCTCGAAGACCTGCACTGGGCCGACGAGGCGTCGTTGCGGTTGTTGCGGCATCTGGCGGGGGAGCTGCGGCGCTCGAAGCTGGCCGTGGTCGCGACGCACCGGGACACCGGGCACACCCCCGCGCTGGACGCGGCCCTGCCGGATCTCCTGCGCCGTCCGGGCGCGCGGAGCATCTCGCTGCCGCCACTGGCCGAGCCCGACGCGCGGGCGCTGCTCACCGGACTGTCGGAAGAGGAGATACACGAGGCATATCGCCGCTCCGGCGGGAACCCGCTCTACCTCGGCGCGATCGCGCGATCGGCCGGTGGGGCGGAACTCGGCCACCTCGTGCGGACCGCGGTGGCCGCCCTCGAACCGGAGGCGCGGCGGCTGCTCGCCATCGCGGCGGTGCTCGGTGAGGACGTCGACGCCGCCTTGCTCTCGGAGGTGTCCGGCCTGCCGGCAGGCGAGGTCGCCGCCGGGCTCGATCAAGCCGAGAAAGCCGGGGTGCTGGGTTCCGGCCGGTTCGCGCACGCCGTCGTCCGCGACGGGATCTACGCGGATCTCGGCCAGGCCGAACGGGAAGCGTTGCACGGTCGCGCCGCGGCCGCGCTCGAAGCGCGTGCCCGGCGTGAACCCGCGCTCGCCGGGACGGTCGCCGGGCATTGGCTGCGCTCGGCGACCGCGCCGGGGAAGACGGCGGACTGGGCGGCGCTCGCGGCCGCGGAAGCGAACCGGGCACTGGCCTTCGACGAAGCGGCGCGCTTCCTCGCGATGGCGCTCGACGCCCGCGCGAAAGCCGGACTGTCCGAAGTGGACCGTGCCGGGCTGCTCCTCGATCTCGCCGTCGCCGAATACCGGACGGGCCGGTTCGCGCGAAGTCTCGACCATGCCCGGCTCGCCGCCGACGCGGGGCTGGTCGCCCGCGCGGCACTGGTGGTCCGCGACGTCGCGGCGCCGGATCTCCTGCCCGGCATCCGCGACCTCGCCGTCCGCGCGCTCGCCGCCGACGGGGTCGACCGGACGACGCGGGCACGCCTGCTGGCGCACAGCGCGTCGGTGGAAGCCGACTACGGCCGGTTCGCCGACGCGGAGAAGCTGGCCGACGAAGCCTTCGCGCTCGCCGAGGAATCAGGCGATCCGGAGGCGCTGGTCGACGCCGTCCGCGCCCGGATGAAGGTCGCTCCGGAGAAACTGCCGCTGTCCGAACGGTTACGGCTCGGCGCGCTGGCCGCCGAGCTGGGCTCGCGCACCGGGCAGCCGCTGGTTTCGTTGTGGGGACACAAATGGCGGATCGACGCGGCCTTGGCGGACGGGCGGATGACGCTCGTCGACGACGAACTCGTCGCGGTGACCGCGCTGGCGCGGCTGACGAGGCTGCCGCTGATCCGCTGGCACGACCTGCGGCTGCGCAGTTCGGTGCTGGCGTTGCGCGGAGATCTGGCCGAGGCGCGCGAACTCGACCTCGCGGCGGAGGAACTGGCGGACACCGAACTCGCGGACGATTTTTCCGCGAAAGGGATGTCGTATGCGTTCCGCACGCAGCTCGTGCTGCTCACGGGTGATCCCGGCGACCTGCGAAGGGACTACGCGGGTTTGCTGGACCGGGCACCACATCTGCCGGTCACCTTGGTGTCGCGGCCGTTGCTGAGCCTGCTCGCGGGCGACCTCGACGAGGCGAGGGTCCGGTACGAACAGCTGGTCCCGCTGGTGCGGAGCCCGGAGTTCGCGCTGCACGCCACCGGCGCGCTGCCCAATCTCATGCCGCTGGTCGAGGCCTTTCATGACGTCGAGATGGCGGAATACCTGTTGCGGCGTCTCGAAGAGGTGCGCCCGATCGTGTCCGGCGGCGCGGGCGTCTTCTGCACCGGATCGAGCCTGGAACACCCCGCCCGGCTCAACGCCCTGCTGGGCCGCCACGACGAGGCGGTGCGGTTGTCCGAGCAGGCCATCGCGGTCAACGAAGGCATCGGCGCGCGGCCAGGCGTCGCCCAGGCGCGGTTGCTGCTCGCCGAAGTCCTGGCCGCCAGGGGCGATTTCGGGCGTGCGCGAGGGATCGCGCGCGAGGCTCTCGACGAGTTCCGGCGGCTGGCCATGCCGGGCCCGCTCGCGCGGGCCTCGGCGCTGCTCGACCGGATCCGCGCCGAACGCCGCGCCGCGGACCCGCTGACCGGGCGCGAACGCGAGATCGTCGCCCTGCTCGCCGACGCGCTGAGCAACCGCCGGATCGCCGAGAAGCTGGTGCTTTCCGAACGTACGGTGGAAAGCCACGTCCGGAGCATCCTGGCGAAACTCGGCCTGGCGAACCGGACCGAGGTCGTCGCGTGGGCGAGCAGGGAAGGTCTCAGGGACTGA